A single region of the Azospirillum brasilense genome encodes:
- a CDS encoding carboxymuconolactone decarboxylase family protein — MARLAWYEVAPDGAKALFGVHHYVTKRTNLPEELIHLVFLRVSQINGCAHCIDLHSRDLRKTMSIDKVTLVPVWEEVPHLFSDTERAALAWAEEVTRVSETHASDAAYAAASSAFEPKDLVDLTIAIAAMNAFNRLGAPFRLPVAAKA, encoded by the coding sequence ATGGCACGCTTGGCTTGGTACGAGGTCGCGCCCGACGGCGCAAAGGCTCTCTTCGGCGTCCATCATTACGTCACGAAGCGCACCAACCTGCCCGAGGAACTCATCCACCTCGTGTTCCTCAGGGTCTCGCAGATCAACGGCTGCGCTCACTGCATCGATCTGCACAGCCGCGACCTCCGGAAGACCATGTCGATCGACAAGGTCACGCTGGTGCCGGTGTGGGAGGAGGTCCCGCACCTGTTCTCCGACACGGAGCGCGCGGCCCTGGCCTGGGCCGAAGAGGTGACCCGCGTCAGCGAAACCCACGCGTCCGACGCCGCCTATGCGGCGGCATCGTCGGCGTTCGAGCCGAAGGATCTGGTCGATCTCACCATCGCCATCGCGGCGATGAACGCCTTCAACCGGCTGGGTGCCCCCTTCCGTCTCCCGGTGGCCGCCAAGGCCTGA